The Coffea arabica cultivar ET-39 chromosome 9e, Coffea Arabica ET-39 HiFi, whole genome shotgun sequence genome has a window encoding:
- the LOC113709431 gene encoding tRNA (guanine-N(7)-)-methyltransferase-like — MMEHESNVNPTLSKSTGLPRKRFYRARAHSNPLSDSHFPVPVAPSQFDYSSHYPQISNDSKKIEFADIGCGFGGLLISLSTLFPATLMIGMELRDKVTEYVKERILALRTGNPGQYQNISVVRTNSMKYIPNYFEKGQLKKMFFLFPDPHFKEKNHRRRVISPYLLDEYAYALAVGGIIYTITDVEELGEWMKSCLERHPLFEPLTVQELEDDPVVKLLSTATEEGQKVARNGGQTYQAVYRRRTGPIE, encoded by the coding sequence ATGATGGAGCATGAGTCTAATGTTAATCCTACCCTTAGCAAGAGTACTGGGCTACCTCGGAAACGATTTTATCGTGCTCGGGCACATAGCAATCCATTGAGTGATTCCCATTTCCCTGTTCCTGTTGCCCCTTCTCAATTTGATTATTCCAGTCATTATCCTCAGATATCTAATGATTCCAAAAAGATTGAGTTTGCGGACATAGGTTGTGGTTTTGGAGGGCTTTTAATTAGCCTTTCAACGCTTTTTCCTGCAACCCTTATGATTGGAATGGAACTCAGGGATAAGGTGACAGAGTATGTAAAGGAAAGGATTTTAGCACTGAGGACTGGTAATCCTGGGCAGTACCAGAATATTTCAGTGGTTCGCACCAATTCGATGAAGTACATTCCCAATTACTTTGAGAAGGGGCAGCTTAAAAAGATGTTTTTTCTGTTCCCGGACCCTcactttaaagaaaaaaatcatcGCCGTCGTGTTATTAGTCCTTACTTGCTGGATGAGTATGCTTATGCTCTTGCAGTTGGTGGAATTATTTACACCATTACTGATGTGGAAGAACTGGGGGAGTGGATGAAATCTTGTTTGGAGAGGCACCCATTGTTCGAACCCCTTACTGTGCAAGAGCTGGAAGATGATCCGGTTGTAAAGCTTTTGAGTACTGCTACTGAGGAAGGACAGAAGGTTGCACGAAATGGTGGACAAACATACCAGGCAGTATATAGACGCAGAACTGGTCCTATTGAATGA
- the LOC113709790 gene encoding uncharacterized protein: MEVEGLGEQPPKMGTPRNKKNQDRYCAFHRDVGHDTEGCWALQKEIEDLIQRGFLGRFVRQVRPDQESGRTYRGDRGEGQRRDRPERRDVPRGNSPDQDTQNLAGVINTIAGGPTGGDNHAARKNRRPPPEGDDSLKRLRMDEEITFGPRNAIPLASGNHETIVIDVVTNNYRVKKMYVDQGSAVDILFYRVFKKLGLEDG, translated from the coding sequence ATGGAGGTAGAGGGTCTAGGGGAACAGCCACCCAAGATGGGGACCCCCAGGAACAAAAAGAACCAAGACCGATACTGTGCCTTCCACCGTGATGTTGGGCATGATACGGAGGGGTGCTGGGCCCTGCAAAAGGAGATCGAAGATCTGATCCAGCGCGGCTTCCTGGGGCGATTCGTGCGGCAAGTTCGACCAGACCAGGAGTCAGGACGCACCTACCGCGGAGACAGGGGCGAGGGCCAGCGTCGCGACCGCCCTGAGCGGCGTGACGTTCCTCGGGGCAACTCCCCCGACCAGGACACCCAGAACTTAGCAGGGGTGATAAACACCATCGCTGGGGGCCCCACAGGGGGGGACAACCATGCAGCTCGGAAGAACAGGCGGCCTCCCCCCGAGGGGGATGATTCCCTGAAGCGCTTGCGCATGGATGAGGAGATCACCTTCGGACCAAGGAATGCGATTCCCCTGGCGTCTGGAAACCACGAGACCATCGTGATAGACGTCGTGACAAATAACTATCGGGTGAAGAAAATGTACGTCGATCAGGGGAGCGCAGTGGACATCCTGTTTTACCGGGTGTTCAAGAAACTCGGTTTGGAGGACGGATAG
- the LOC113710415 gene encoding uncharacterized protein: MDLSLEELQFLTIPDILKESVSIPKQSPKTFYLITLSLIFPLSFAILAHSLFTHPILSQLQADPAGSHTSQWTKLLTFQFCYLIFLFAFSLLSTAAVVFTVASLYTSKPVSFSSTMAAIPSVFKRLFVTFMWVTLTMVIYNVIFIGFLVLLIIAVDTENVPLFLFSMVVVFVLFLVVHVYISALWHLASVVSVLEPVYGFAAMKKSYELLKGRTRIAFGLVFGYLAICGVINALFGSIVVHGGDSYGVLPRILVGGFLVGVLVIVNLVGLLVQSVFYYVCKSYHHQGIDKSALYDHLGGYLGEYVPLKSSIQMENLDA, translated from the coding sequence ATGGATCTGTCTCTGGAAgaactccaattcttgaccaTACCAGACATCCTAAAAGAATCAGTTTCAATACCAAAACAATCTCCCAAAACCTTTTACCTCATCACGCTTTCCTTAATCTTCCCACTTTCCTTTGCCATTTTAGCCCACTCCCTCTTCACTCACCCCATACTTTCTCAGCTTCAAGCTGACCCTGCTGGTTCTCACACTTCCCAATGGACAAAGCTCCTGACTTTTCAGTTCTGTTACCTCATCTTCctctttgccttctcccttctTTCCACGGCTGCTGTAGTCTTCACTGTTGCCTCGCTTTACACTTCCAAGCCTGTGTCTTTCTCCTCCACAATGGCAGCCATCCCTTCTGTTTTTAAGAGGCTTTTCGTTACTTTCATGTGGGTTACACTCACTATGGTGATTTATAACGTGATTTTTATCGGGTTTCTTGTGCTTCTGATTATAGCTGTGGATACCGAAAATGtgcctttgtttttgttttcgaTGGTGGTTGTTTTTGTACTGTTTTTGGTGGTTCATGTTTATATAAGCGCATTGTGGCATTTGGCTAGTGTGGTGTCTGTTCTTGAGCCTGTTTATGGATTTGCGGCTATGAAAAAGAGCTATGAGCTGCTCAAGGGCAGAACCCGGATTGCTTTTGGGCTTGTTTTTGGGTATTTGGCAATTTGTGGGGTGATCAATGCCCTTTTTGGTTCAATTGTGGTTCATGGTGGGGACTCTTATGGTGTGCTGCCAAGAATTTTGGTTGGTGGATTCTTGGTTGGGGTGTTAGTGATTGTCAATCTTGTGGGGTTGTTGGTGCAAAGCGTGTTTTACTATGTTTGTAAGAGCTATCATCATCAGGGAATTGATAAGAGTGCTCTTTATGACCATCTTGGTGGATATCTTGGGGAGTATGTGCCTCTCAAAAGCAGCATTCAGATGGAGAACTTGGATGCTTAG